In Myxococcota bacterium, the sequence CGCGCGATCCGCTCCAGGCTCTCGCCCTCGCCCGGGTTCCGGCGCAGCCACTCCGCGGCGCGGCGCGCGCGCGAGTCGCGGGGCGCCGGAAGCTGCAGGGGAATCGATGGCAGCGCATCGAGCTGCTCGAGCAGGAGCCCGATCAGGTGCGCGTGCCCCGGCTCACCGTGGTAGAGCGGCGCGCGCTCCACCGCGTGCAGGATCAGCTCGCGCAGCAGGGGAGACACGTTCACGACCGCGCACTCCGTCGCGGCGAACGGCAGCTCGGTCGAGAGATACACGGTGCGCATCTCGACCTCGCCCGACATGGCGATCCGGTGCTCCACGCCCGGCGGCACGAGCACTGCGCGGTGTGCCGGCACGACCCACGTGCCCGACTCGGTGTGCACGGTCATCACGCCGCGCGAGGCGTAGACGAGCTGTGCGGTGGGATGCGTGTGCGGCGGGATCTCGTAGCCGCTCGAGTAGGTGGTCGCGATCGCCCAGACCCGGATGTCGGATTCGGGCCGCTCGACTTGTCGCAAGCTCGACATCGAGTGTCAGTATATCGCAAGCTCGCCAGCGCCTTTCTCGCCTAGCCTGCGCCCATGGCCAACAACGTCGCTCACTTCCACTTCGAGGCCGACGACCCGGCGCGCGCGAGGCGCTTCTACGAGGCGGTGTTCGGCTGGCGCTTCCGCGCCTTTGGGCCCCCCGACTTCTTCACGATCGCGACCGGCGACGACGCGCGCCCCGGGATCCACGGCTCGCTGAGCCGCCGCCCGCCGGGACACGGCGCCGGCGAGGGCGGCTTCGAGTGCACGATCTCGGTCGACGACGTGGACGCGATCGCCCGGGCGGTCACTGCTGCGGGCGGCAGGATCGTCATGCCGCGCAACGTGATCCACGGCGTGGGCGAGCACATCCGCTTCGAGGACACCGAGGGCAACGTGGTCGCCGCGCTGAAGTACTTCGACGAGAGCCAGCGCGGCTGACTCGGAGCTACCGGCTCGCGACGCGCGCGCGGAGCGCGGACCAGGCGTCGAGATAGCGCCCGAGATACGGCTTGCCCGCGGCCATCTCGCGCTCGACCAGCGACCACACCTCGGCCTGCTCCGCCTGGTAGCCGGCGGTCGTGAAGTAGCCGCCGAAGTGCGCCAGGCGCAGCCACACCAGATACGTGGTGAGCGCGTCCATCTCGTTGTAGGCGACGATCTCGGGCAGCCGGCCCTCGAGCCACATGCGCGCCACGTCGTTGCCGTCGACGTCGAGCTTGCCCGGAATCCCGCACTGCACGGCGATCTCGTGCAGCGAAGGCACGGCCTTGCCCCAGCCGCCGACGATCTGCTTCAGGTCGATGTTCGAGTCACTCGCGCGCGCGAAGTAGTCGGGGCCGTTCCAGGGCTTGTCGGGCCGGTCGGCGAAGTCCGTCGCCTGCACGCCCAGCACGAGCGCCCGCTGCACCAGGATCTTCAGGTCCGAGTCGTGCGAGTTGAAGCCCACGAGCTGGGGCTTGTACTTGCCCAGCGCCTCGAGGAAGCGCCCCACGACGTCGGCCTCGCGCGCCTCGTCGGGGTTTCTGGGCGCGTGCGGCAAGGACAGGAGCCGCAGCGCGCCCGGTCCGTCGTCGCGCGCGCGCCGCTCCACGACCGCGATCGAGACGATCCGACACACGGCGGTCTTCAGGAACGGAGTCGGGTCTTCCTCGGTCGCGCCGCCCGCGCGCCACATCTCGCGCAGCACGTCGGCGTCGGGGAGTGAGTCGGGCAGGTCGTAGAGCACGCGCCCGGCCAGCGGATCGGGCACCCACTCCAGGTCGAACGCCCAGACCCGCTCCGCGACCTCGCGAATCACCCGAGCGCCGCCTCGATCTCCGCCAGCAGGTGCTTCTCGGCGCGCGAGGTCGCGAGCACGCCGAGCACGCCGCCCGTCAGGTGCGCCACGCGCTTCGAACGCTCGATGATGTCGCGCTTCAGCGCGTCGTACGCGTCCGCGGGCATCTTGGCCTTCAGGCTCTTCACGTAGCCCATCCAGGCGTGCTTCAGCGTCGGCTCGGGCCGGGCGTCGAGCCACCCCTCGACCATCTGGAAGATCAGCGTGCCCTGGGTGAAGCCACGCTCCTCGGCGGCCCGCAGCACGGCAGCGCGCTCGTGCGCGCCGACCTTGCCGTCGCGCCAGGCCATGAGCACCAGGGGCGCGA encodes:
- a CDS encoding helix-turn-helix transcriptional regulator encodes the protein MSSLRQVERPESDIRVWAIATTYSSGYEIPPHTHPTAQLVYASRGVMTVHTESGTWVVPAHRAVLVPPGVEHRIAMSGEVEMRTVYLSTELPFAATECAVVNVSPLLRELILHAVERAPLYHGEPGHAHLIGLLLEQLDALPSIPLQLPAPRDSRARRAAEWLRRNPGEGESLERIARRVGASKRTLERVFLAETAMSFGAWRQQLRLMQALELLAAGEPVTQVALAVGYESTSAFISRFRQVLGTTPGRYYAS
- a CDS encoding 3'-5' exonuclease encodes the protein MIREVAERVWAFDLEWVPDPLAGRVLYDLPDSLPDADVLREMWRAGGATEEDPTPFLKTAVCRIVSIAVVERRARDDGPGALRLLSLPHAPRNPDEAREADVVGRFLEALGKYKPQLVGFNSHDSDLKILVQRALVLGVQATDFADRPDKPWNGPDYFARASDSNIDLKQIVGGWGKAVPSLHEIAVQCGIPGKLDVDGNDVARMWLEGRLPEIVAYNEMDALTTYLVWLRLAHFGGYFTTAGYQAEQAEVWSLVEREMAAGKPYLGRYLDAWSALRARVASR
- a CDS encoding VOC family protein, with protein sequence MANNVAHFHFEADDPARARRFYEAVFGWRFRAFGPPDFFTIATGDDARPGIHGSLSRRPPGHGAGEGGFECTISVDDVDAIARAVTAAGGRIVMPRNVIHGVGEHIRFEDTEGNVVAALKYFDESQRG